A window of Candidatus Methylomirabilota bacterium genomic DNA:
GGTGGGCGTGCGAGATGAGCGCGTGCTCGATCGAGAGTTGCTCCGGGACCGCCAGGGCGCCGGTGACCGTGCCGCCGTCGAGGAGCGTGCGGTCGTTGACGAGGAATGCGGTCGGGCGATGCCCGAGCCCTTCGCCTCCGAAGGCGCCGAGCACCCGGATCTTCATCCTGAACGGATGTTAACACGGAAAAATAGTAAGATGGATGCGTGGGGGACGACACGTTCGACTATCCGACGATGGCGCGCGCGCTGATCGTCGGCGACAAGGACACCGTGGCGCGGAAGACCCAGGAAGGGCTCGGCCTCTCGATCGATCCGAAGGCGCTCATCTTCAAGGGCCTCATTCCCGGCATGGACGTCGTCGGCGAGAAGTTCCGGCGGAACGAGTACTACGTGCCGCAGGTGCTCCTGTCGGCCCGCGCGATGTACGCGGGCCTCGACCTCCTGAAGCCGCTCATCACCGCGTCGGCGAAGGCCGACGACTACTTCGGCGTCGTCGTGATCGGCACCGCGCAGGGCGACCTGCACGACATCGGCAAGAACCTCGTCGCGATGATGCTCGAGGGCGCCGGCTTCAAGGTG
This region includes:
- a CDS encoding corrinoid protein, whose product is MGDDTFDYPTMARALIVGDKDTVARKTQEGLGLSIDPKALIFKGLIPGMDVVGEKFRRNEYYVPQVLLSARAMYAGLDLLKPLITASAKADDYFGVVVIGTAQGDLHDIGKNLVAMMLEGAGFKVVNLGRDVAPEVFVKAVEEHGANIVGISALMTTTMPGMKRTIDALVRAGLRERVKVMIGGAPVSQAFADEIGADGYAKDSTLAVLKAKALLGVGEAVAP